In Streptomyces qaidamensis, one DNA window encodes the following:
- a CDS encoding pyridoxamine 5'-phosphate oxidase family protein encodes MTIENNRPSPAAPMQSTQLDRSEALRLLGSVSLGRIVFTRHALPQVRPVNHVLDGGDIVIRTHEEAALTLHTHPADERAVVVAYEADAIDPETHAGWSVVVTGYASLVTDQRELARYQSMLRPWVERTMDHAVRIRPDLVTGVLLSGRATAAES; translated from the coding sequence ATGACCATCGAGAACAACCGGCCTTCCCCGGCCGCACCGATGCAGAGCACGCAGCTGGACCGCTCCGAGGCACTGCGGCTGCTCGGCAGCGTGTCGCTGGGCCGGATCGTCTTCACTCGCCACGCGCTGCCGCAGGTCCGTCCGGTCAACCACGTCCTGGACGGAGGCGACATCGTCATCCGCACCCACGAGGAAGCCGCCCTGACCCTGCACACCCACCCCGCGGACGAGCGCGCAGTCGTCGTGGCGTACGAAGCCGACGCCATCGACCCCGAGACACACGCCGGCTGGAGTGTCGTCGTCACCGGCTACGCCAGTCTGGTCACCGACCAGCGGGAGCTGGCGCGCTACCAGTCGATGCTTCGCCCCTGGGTGGAGCGGACCATGGACCACGCGGTCCGCATCCGGCCGGATCTGGTGACCGGTGTGCTGCTCAGTGGCCGGGCCACGGCCGCGGAGTCCTGA
- a CDS encoding zinc-dependent alcohol dehydrogenase family protein, whose protein sequence is MKGFVFHGPGRSAWEDVPDPGIKDPTDAIVRVDAVTICGTDLHILKGDVPEVPSGTVLGHEAVGEIVETGSDVRTVRPGDRVLASCISACGRCRFCKDGAYGQCRGGGGWILGHLIDGTQAEYVRVPHADLSVHPLPGALESQDAVLFADIFPTAYEVGVINGGVRPGDTVVVVGAGPIGLAAILTARLYSPERIIAVDLADSRLEAARRFGADAVVPVRDEPEQLVADLTDGIGADVVIEAVGVPESFEMCTRMVRPGGRVANVGVHGKPATLHLEDLWIKNVTITTGLVDTSSTPTLLRMAASGRVPTSELVTHTFPMDQMEEAYEVFARAADTGALKVVLGEQRHDELAVPAA, encoded by the coding sequence ATGAAGGGCTTCGTTTTCCACGGTCCCGGGCGGTCCGCCTGGGAGGACGTTCCGGACCCGGGTATCAAGGACCCCACCGACGCCATCGTCCGGGTCGATGCCGTCACCATCTGCGGAACGGACCTGCACATCCTCAAGGGCGACGTGCCGGAGGTGCCCTCCGGGACGGTGCTCGGTCATGAAGCGGTCGGCGAGATCGTCGAGACCGGCAGCGACGTGCGCACCGTCCGTCCGGGCGACCGGGTCCTCGCCTCCTGCATCAGCGCCTGCGGCCGCTGCCGCTTCTGCAAGGACGGGGCATACGGTCAGTGCCGGGGCGGCGGGGGCTGGATTCTCGGCCACCTGATCGACGGCACACAGGCGGAGTACGTCCGCGTGCCCCACGCCGACCTGTCCGTGCACCCGCTGCCGGGTGCGCTGGAGAGCCAGGACGCCGTGCTGTTCGCGGACATCTTCCCGACCGCCTACGAGGTGGGCGTGATCAACGGGGGAGTACGGCCCGGTGACACGGTCGTCGTCGTCGGAGCCGGGCCGATCGGACTCGCCGCGATCCTCACCGCCCGGCTGTACTCGCCTGAGCGGATCATCGCCGTGGACCTCGCCGACTCCCGGCTCGAGGCCGCCAGGCGGTTCGGTGCCGACGCCGTCGTCCCCGTGCGGGACGAGCCGGAGCAGCTCGTCGCCGATCTCACCGACGGTATCGGCGCCGACGTGGTCATCGAGGCGGTGGGAGTGCCGGAGAGCTTCGAGATGTGCACCCGCATGGTGCGGCCCGGCGGCCGGGTGGCCAATGTCGGCGTCCACGGCAAGCCCGCGACGCTGCACCTCGAAGACCTGTGGATCAAGAACGTGACCATCACCACCGGTCTGGTCGACACGTCCTCCACGCCCACGCTGCTGAGGATGGCGGCCTCCGGTCGTGTGCCGACCTCCGAACTGGTCACCCACACCTTCCCAATGGACCAGATGGAGGAGGCCTACGAGGTCTTCGCCCGTGCTGCCGACACCGGCGCGCTCAAAGTGGTGCTCGGCGAGCAGCGGCACGACGAACTGGCCGTCCCGGCGGCCTGA